The genomic interval aaacttagtaaagattgattagtctccgctctggtaagtcaaaaacgtgattttatgttgctcagtgttattattagaggtaggatagccaaggggccgctcattgttccattgttgaaaatcctttgtaaaaaaggttcggcaaacctttaacaatgcatttacaacatttgaacaatacgcggcaccttctgggtccgggcttaaGTTATTATACAACGCGCGAGCGGTCCCGTCTCGTCCATAAACTCGACTTTAACCAAATTTTGGCTCGATACTTCAATAGTGTGGAatctcttttttttacatacctcctttacgtttcacttacgattacaattcagggaaaattttgcctcttatccgatcgttttcatagtttgccatattgctcatgttggtcatcaatataagtaaatggatcctccgccattacgatagagataaaatatcgttttagaagcttttcaagtctgaacatttttaatctcggtgacagttggtagtcattaattttatacatagatggcggtagtaaaaaaaaatattggtgtttttattcaaaataataattttatatacaaattattactATTACAAACTTCACTTACGACTtcttcgtctgacgaaatttgggttcttttcGAAacgtttggtcatcaatatatgtggaaattaagtctgccattaccatggtgaaaaataatcgttatagacacattttaaaatactccataatctttctcggtgacgtttaTCGCCCACATTGGCGCATTTACCAACACTGTTCCGATCGTTATTTCCCTTTTCTCGTTGAGTCTACTGTGAGGGGTTTATTTACATCGGTCCAAATGTCCTCTGAATAGGTCGCGTCCTGCACCTGTTTAGTGGTCAGCGTGACTTTCTCTGGAGGTCATGTCCTGTAGGTGTGTAGGGGTCGGTTTGTCCTTGGGGCGTAGATTGACAATGTGTATTACATGCTTGTTTACCATGTATTCCTACAGATTGGAAAAAAATGTCATTTTGgctattttattttgcatttctTTTTGTATTTCACTGTGTATTTGAGTACATTTTATtgcatactagtggttttacccggcttcgctcggtatttgtaatataaacagcttaaacatggcaaaacaatctaatagtaaacattcatttgtttttttattaaatttatttgaatcgaaaaaaaataatgtttgatGATATCGATGTggttgtcatagaaactttgatttgttttcgatgctcccaacaaacctttaaactttacatacaaagtcactagaaaactgattgaccgattttagggtgtgaccagttaaagtgtgacgggtgatcccgtgtgaccgatctagagcgaccggttgttctgtgaccggttcacatttgactagtaatcaccattgaagtagaatgggtagaagcgctctcagcttccaaaaatgttgctacaaaaactccgtgcagacggagatttcggctgtttttctcagttgtttgttaagctctgtagcagtaggatctctttgaaataggctctactagtaaaattgtgtggtagtattagttcgacaaggtccgaacatctgtatgtgcacgtgctagatgttcggaccagcctcactcattgaaaaacagggccgtacaccgtattcttttttaaaactaattattactttatctacattgaagtagtatgcatagaattgctctcagcccctaaaaatgttgctacaaaataTCCGtgtgtcgttgagtgggggttgccttgcgacaattatccTCCTTCTTCACaccgtgactttgaaatagcatgtagccataatcttttggtttttctcgattgttcttcttcctcgcatatcaaagatactataatagcgtccgtttcgtccattttGCTCCGAGGTACTGAACGAtagattgacataatttactgcagagtgtcgcatcgctgtcgttcaagtgcggtttacttaatattgtcgcacactgttgtgaagtgtcggattgTTCGGTTGTCGTAGAGTGCAGTCAGACCTTGAAAGAGCAGTATCAACCAATTTTTAcagtaaaatgttttaaaatatttagcaatgaacataaaatattatctttaaACCATCGAAAGTTAGTTGTCATAACTTCTGTCAAatttgggttttttttaattaagttttattttttgttttttgaccaTTTAACATACgtttttttaaagataattagtttattctttacttataaaatttaatttaaatactttatGAAATAaactgttttttaaataaagtccaTTTTATCTTTGGAGGTTAGGTAAAATCGGGTAAAAGAAACTTCTTAATacaaagcttgtaaaaaaaatttttttttataataaattgatttttattttataatagtatacatattgATTGAATTCAACTTTTCTATAGACTTGAATTTATATAACACCGCCAACCTATATCAATATCACTATATCAGTGTGACAATATCACAATATCAGTGTGACATGGCGGATCCTTTGGAAATTGTCGATCGAAGCCGTTGGCCTTCGCTGATGTCAATGTTTGCCGAGCCAAGTGGACTCACAGCCAGGGCTACTCTTAAAACTCAGATCCTCAACGTCGAAAAGGACCCTGGCCACCCCGCTAATTTATATGCACCATTTGGGGATCCCAACAATGGCATCGTATTCGTTTCGATGACTGTGAGGAGATTTTAAACCTTTTTAATCGCTAAACTCTTACGAATTTGGaaactattttttcataatagagatattttaatgatttctaattaataattacttaaactagccaaaaatattatacaaagtcagtgatatattttattttattttattttattttattgtcacaatcaatacacactcgccattacagatttgctccaatgcgacgggtgtacgttaatgaaatacataaacaatcagaaatcagaaatacagtaatacatacatatagaatcagaatatatagaatataacaattaatcagaaataataatcatagtgacatctatggatttcagattactgtgtataattaatacaaattatacacaggcagatttttgtgacaacaggattagattttttaataccaattttcaggaaccgtttcagcaatgatcagataaaattggcaaactctgatagagaaacgatcgatttggagtcacaaaacccccaaatctaaccagcagtggcgaggacacgaacctatgacctcagtgatgctaaatatatacgctatcactaagccaaactgctggcttaatatatgtatatgtagcttagactacatatacatatattacatacataagtacagaatagttcatatatgtatgtatttagtatatttatttattagaatctGAGAAGTCGTATGCTTTTCATTTGACTGCCTATTCTAAATTCTGATTTATCTTATCTTAGAGCTGatttgtcattttgaatgtgatggttgtaaaatttgcaccaacgtatgtatgtatgtatgtatgtactacatatatttttatctcaaaccATACACGTCATATATcaaacatacaaataaattttaataatttaattttcctgTAATGAAACTACGAGtaccctgttttttttttgagtaatgaagttataaaaatttaaatgaaaaagttcATACGAAATCATTTCTTactcattaatattatatacataatatgttccGTCAATCAAACCATGTATGTTTAACTTTCAGTCTCCAATTCATGTGGAAATAGCATTGTTTTGTATGAATGACGATAAAACTAAATTAATGGATGCTGTGATGAAAACCAAACGCATCGACAGatccaaaataaatatatactgcAGTGTTATGCCAGAAATTCATCCTCATTTTGGAAAAGCATTGAAGACGATTGGTTACGATGCGAAAACAGATGAGACTGTCATTGCTACCATTTCTATAGAAAAAGCTAAGAACTTTGACATCCCGTTAGTCTAATactgatgtttttttattaaaaattagacGTAGTTTTACGTAATGGACATAAACCttattttacaatacaataacaattttttaacgCTCCTAACGGGAAGAACTGATTTAATATAGTCAACTGAAATAATTAgaatgattttaatgttttgtatatgaattttcttaCGATTTAAAAGGTGAAAGGATAGATTTTCTGGATGCTTTTAGAATTTAGCTATAAAAGATAGGTCGGTCTGTAGGAATCTTTAGATTGTTAAGTCGGTCAGATTTTGGGAAACGAAAATAGGAGTTACTGAACTACTACacaaataagaataatttagcGTGTCATAGGGATTAGGTCCATTACGCAAAACTACACtcaattatacaatataattattttgtaatttttagaaGCCGTCCGAATGTACGAGTAGAAACTATAGGACCGGAATATGCCAATGAAATCGATGAATTGTGGCCGCATCGTTATCCCGGTTCAATTATGTACTTCCAGAATATGCTCACTAGAGGTTTTGCTATCGGTTTGATCGACGAGGAGTGTAACGAAATTATCGGATGGATCTTCACCAGCATTCGTGGAGATTTGCATGCGTTGCAAGTGAAAGATGTTAGTGTTTGAATTAAACTGCAATGTAATGGAATTGTTTCACtggtttactttttttcttttacagAAATATAAACGAAAAGGTTATGGACAGATGCTCGTTAAATTAATGAGTAAGAAAGTGGCCGAAAGGGGCATCGAAGTATTCGCTTGCATTGTTATGAACAATAGTGCTTCCAAGGAGATGTTTGCCAAATGCGACTTTGAATTTTTATGGGTTGTTAAGTGGCTTCTTACTGGTAGTGACTACCTAGattttgttgaaaaataaaacactaaaatattttttcttaaaatatattctatttctatattctatattctatacataatacacacatatatgtccGTATACGTAGATATGTAAAACTATTTTATTCCAAGAacgcataatatatttatttaactcaCAAGACGCATAAattaatgtacaaatatgtagttAGGCCTCTTATTTGAACTCCAAAAAATCATTAAGAAGTTATGTATTTACTCAAAAATAATccaaattgtaattatttaatatttatttcttcCAATACTAGTCGGATTTGTCAGCTGGCTtcaatatttaatgaattagatgtacatacatactctgtatataattaaattgaaaataaatatcaaagcaACTTATTAAGCCAAGCTGCGGTTTCTATTATTCATAACGTTAGTTCGAACAGcttatcttatatgtactaaATTCGCTATAGAACATATAAAActtatctcaaaaataattttgtaatacatataaaatgtcggtctccgtcacgggcccgaatgtgaaacgcccgaaaacgcaaatatcggaaggcaaagatcgaaaatcgaaagatcttaagtcgaaagatcaaaaaaaaaagggtgcatggtaaacggtacatactcacgtacatagtcacttaatttgcgcgagcaggatacaacaggaacaagaggaacaggcttttcctcccgtattaatgtgcgtgcgcagaatacgggaggaaaagcctgttcctcttgttcgtgttgtatcctgctcgcgcaaattaagtgagtatgtaccgtttaccatgcacc from Arctopsyche grandis isolate Sample6627 chromosome 9, ASM5162203v2, whole genome shotgun sequence carries:
- the LOC143916296 gene encoding uncharacterized protein LOC143916296, which translates into the protein MADPLEIVDRSRWPSLMSMFAEPSGLTARATLKTQILNVEKDPGHPANLYAPFGDPNNGIVFVSMTSPIHVEIALFCMNDDKTKLMDAVMKTKRIDRSKINIYCSVMPEIHPHFGKALKTIGYDAKTDETVIATISIEKAKNFDIPSRPNVRVETIGPEYANEIDELWPHRYPGSIMYFQNMLTRGFAIGLIDEECNEIIGWIFTSIRGDLHALQVKDKYKRKGYGQMLVKLMSKKVAERGIEVFACIVMNNSASKEMFAKCDFEFLWVVKWLLTGSDYLDFVEK